The Solicola gregarius DNA window CCCCGACCGCGCCGACGGCGGCCAGCACCTCGGTACGCGCGTTCAGCAGGCCGAGCTCCCACTCGGTCAGCCCGGTGCCCGCCGCGACTCCGCACATCTCCGCATGCAGGTCGGGCCGCCAGGCCGCAAGCGCATCGGCCGCCTGCGTACCGAACTCGCGAAGGCGTACGTCTTCGACACCGACCGCACGGAACAGGCGTACGTACCCGTCGAGGTTCGCTCGTACGTGCTCGGCGCCCAGCCGGGCGATCTCCTCGCCCCGCGTACGCGGGTCACGCTCGGCCGTGACGAATCGCTGGATCGTCATGCGACGCTGCTCAGAACGGCATCCCAGGCGACCTCGGACGCGATGGCGCCGAGACCGACGCAGCTCAGCTCGGCCTCGCCGGTCGCACTCGCGACGTCGACCTCGTCGGTCGTCAGGGCGAAGAGGGTGTCGCCGTCGAGACTGGAGTGGAACGGCTGGATCGCACGGTGCATCGAGGAATGCACCTGCTTGCCGAACTGCGACAGCTCACGGTCGGCCATCGCTACGTTGGTGACGACGACGGTCAACGTGGTGTTGCCGCGCTGTATGCGCGGCGACTCCTCTGCGTCGAACGCCGCGGCGAAGTCGGCCACGGGGTGTGAGCGCTGCCCGGTGTCCGGATCGTAGTTGCCGCGCACCACGCGGCCGTCACGGTCGACGATCACGCCGACCGGGTTCGTCACAGTGGCGACGAGGACCTTGGCGCGGCCGACCTGTCGGAACGCGGCGCCCTGCCCGGTGAACTCCGCCCGCCCGTAGTCGACCTTGCCGGCAGACGCGGCGATGCCCGCCCCGCAGCGCCCGACAGGGAACTCGCCCGGCCTCGCCCACTCCAGCGCCGCCCGCCCGAGCGCGGCGTCGGGCGAGATCGCGTTGTCACGTGCGGAGAAGTCGTAGATGATCGCGCCGGAGACCGTCCGTAGGTGCTGCCAGTCGACCTGGTTCTGCTCGCGTCCGAGCAACTCGGCCGAGACGCCCGCTGCCGCGCCCAACCCGTAGACCGATCCGCCGGCGAGGCAGATCGCGTGGTTGTACTCGTATCGTCCGACGATGCCGATCGCGCCGCCTCGGTCGTCGATCGACGTACGCGCGCCCGCGGGCACGTGCACGACCGTTGCGCCGGTCGGCCCTTCGGTGTACTCGGCCGTGCCCACCTCGACGCCGGGGAAGTCGAACTCGACCGCGCCGCGACCCGGGCTCGGCGAAGGCGTCAGATCGTAGTCTGCGTTGCCCTTCGAGACACCGAACGTCGGCGTCGGCACCAACCGTGGATCGGGCGCCGGGGTTGTCATAGTGCCTCCAGGAGTTGTCGGGAGTATTCGTGCTCAGGTGTCTCGTAGAACCGCCGGGTGTCGGCGAGCTCGACGATCGACCCCGCTCGCATGACCGCGACCCGGTGCGCGATGTATCGCACCGCGGCCAGGTCGTGCGAGATGAACAGCGCACCGAACTGGTGCTCTGTCTGTAGATCGCTTATCAGGTTGAGGATCTGCGCCTGTACCGAGACGTCGAGCGCGCTCACGGCCTCGTCGAAGACGATGAACCGCGGGTGCGTGATGAGCGCCCGGGCGATCGCCACCCGCTGCCGCTGCCCACCGGACAGCTCGTGCGGATAGCGGTCGGCGAACGTATCGTCCAGGCCGACCTGGTCGAGCATCTCGATCACGGCGTCGCGATGGTCGTGCAGTCCGTTGCGCTGGACGGTTGCCAGCGGCTCCGCGATCGAGTCACCGGCGTACATCCGCGGGTTGAGCGACCAGTGCGGATTCTGGAGTACCGCCTGGATCTTGCCCGCCCGGTTACGGGCCTTGGCGTACTCCTCACCGTCGAAGCGTACGGAGCCGGACGACGGCTTCACGAGCCCGAGCGCGACGAGGCCGGTCGTCGACTTTCCCGATCCCGACTCTCCAACCAGGCCTAGCGTCTCGCCGATGCCGATGGAGAAGCTGAGCTCGTTCATCGCCGTCAGCACCGTACGACCGCGGCCCCATCCGCTGGTGAACGTCTTGGTGACCGAGTCGAGCTCGAGCACTGCGTCCGCACCCCGTGCCTTCGCGTCGCCGCTCATGACTGCACCTCCCCCGCGCCGACGAGATCCCGCTCACCGTCGCTCGAGGCCGGATGATGACACAGGACCGTCCGGCCACCGATCTCGACGGTCGGCGGCGTCACATCACCGCATGCCGCCGTCGCGTACGCGCACCGCGGCGCGAACGCGCACCCGACCGACGCGGGTGTGCGCGTCGCCGGGCTACCGCCGATGGGAGCGAGGCGCTCACCCGCCGCCACTCGGGCGGGGTCCGAAGCTGCGAGCGCTGCGGTGTAACGGTGTTCGGGCCGCTCGAGCACGTCACCGACGAGGCCGTCCTCGACGACCCGCCCGCCGTACATCACCGCGATCCGCCGACACCACCGCGACACCGCGTTCAGGTCGTGGCTGAGCCACAGCACCGTCGTACCCGCCTCGTTGGCGAGGCCGAACACGAGCCGCAGCACCTCCTCGCGTACCTGGCTGTCGAGCGCCGCCGTCGGCTCGTCGGCGACGAGGATGCGGGGCTGACGCGCCATCGCCATCGCAATCGCAATGCGCTGTGCCATCCCGCCCGAAACCTCGTGCGGGTAGAGGCGGAGTACGCGCTGAGGATCGTCGATCTGCACCCGCTCGAGCTGGTCGACGAGCTCCTGCTTCGACGCCGACCGGCCGGGCAACGCCAGCCGAAGCTGTCGACCCACGCGCAGCGTCGGGTTGAGCGAGCCGACGGGGTCCTGCGGGATGAACCCGAGCTTCTCGCGGCGTACCCGCGCGATGTCGCGATCGGGCAGGTCGAGCACCTGCTCGCCGTCGACGACCACGCGCCCGGAGGTGCGTTGGCCGCGTGGCGGCAGCAGCCGGCCGACCAGCAGACCCAGTGTGGACTTACCGGACCCGCTCTCGCCCACGACTCCTACCGTGTCGCCCGCCGCGACCGACAGGCTCGCGCCGTCGAGCGCGCGTACCTCGCGATCGGGCGTGCG harbors:
- a CDS encoding P1 family peptidase, translated to MTTPAPDPRLVPTPTFGVSKGNADYDLTPSPSPGRGAVEFDFPGVEVGTAEYTEGPTGATVVHVPAGARTSIDDRGGAIGIVGRYEYNHAICLAGGSVYGLGAAAGVSAELLGREQNQVDWQHLRTVSGAIIYDFSARDNAISPDAALGRAALEWARPGEFPVGRCGAGIAASAGKVDYGRAEFTGQGAAFRQVGRAKVLVATVTNPVGVIVDRDGRVVRGNYDPDTGQRSHPVADFAAAFDAEESPRIQRGNTTLTVVVTNVAMADRELSQFGKQVHSSMHRAIQPFHSSLDGDTLFALTTDEVDVASATGEAELSCVGLGAIASEVAWDAVLSSVA
- a CDS encoding ATP-binding cassette domain-containing protein — translated: MSGDAKARGADAVLELDSVTKTFTSGWGRGRTVLTAMNELSFSIGIGETLGLVGESGSGKSTTGLVALGLVKPSSGSVRFDGEEYAKARNRAGKIQAVLQNPHWSLNPRMYAGDSIAEPLATVQRNGLHDHRDAVIEMLDQVGLDDTFADRYPHELSGGQRQRVAIARALITHPRFIVFDEAVSALDVSVQAQILNLISDLQTEHQFGALFISHDLAAVRYIAHRVAVMRAGSIVELADTRRFYETPEHEYSRQLLEAL
- a CDS encoding ABC transporter ATP-binding protein — translated: MSERDNRDSPVLAIEDVTVDYRTPDREVRALDGASLSVAAGDTVGVVGESGSGKSTLGLLVGRLLPPRGQRTSGRVVVDGEQVLDLPDRDIARVRREKLGFIPQDPVGSLNPTLRVGRQLRLALPGRSASKQELVDQLERVQIDDPQRVLRLYPHEVSGGMAQRIAIAMAMARQPRILVADEPTAALDSQVREEVLRLVFGLANEAGTTVLWLSHDLNAVSRWCRRIAVMYGGRVVEDGLVGDVLERPEHRYTAALAASDPARVAAGERLAPIGGSPATRTPASVGCAFAPRCAYATAACGDVTPPTVEIGGRTVLCHHPASSDGERDLVGAGEVQS